From one Methylomonas paludis genomic stretch:
- a CDS encoding PEP-CTERM sorting domain-containing protein has protein sequence MKNTLIAASLGLAIYLPLAEAEQFNFSYIDTADGVNLAGIMIGTLEADNNTVAVTSVQDVTFNGVAATPTPLIYNADVAYSVAYPGTTGHPAFPIAPGFPDSTTPLVTLDGSYMNFTAAVLPDLYDGFQFYVGNSLAVSVLGGNYYMGGTSYGYTMPSYVQSDWQMSAVPVSAVPLPTSLPLFATGLASMAWRRCKAV, from the coding sequence ATGAAGAATACCCTTATCGCCGCCAGTTTAGGACTGGCTATCTACCTGCCGCTAGCCGAAGCTGAACAGTTCAACTTTTCCTATATCGATACCGCCGACGGGGTCAATCTCGCCGGCATAATGATCGGCACTCTGGAAGCTGATAACAACACCGTGGCCGTCACTTCGGTGCAAGACGTTACCTTCAATGGTGTGGCAGCGACGCCAACGCCTTTGATCTACAATGCCGACGTTGCTTACAGCGTGGCGTACCCCGGTACCACCGGACACCCCGCCTTCCCCATCGCACCCGGTTTTCCCGATTCGACGACACCACTGGTGACCCTCGACGGCAGTTACATGAATTTCACGGCCGCAGTCCTCCCGGACCTTTATGATGGTTTCCAATTCTATGTCGGCAACAGTTTAGCGGTGTCGGTATTAGGTGGGAATTATTACATGGGCGGTACTTCCTATGGCTACACTATGCCCTCATATGTTCAATCCGACTGGCAAATGAGTGCCGTACCAGTGAGCGCCGTACCACTTCCAACATCGCTACCGCTGTTTGCCACCGGTCTTGCGTCCATGGCTTGGCGGCGGTGCAAGGCGGTTTAG